Proteins encoded in a region of the Oncorhynchus gorbuscha isolate QuinsamMale2020 ecotype Even-year linkage group LG16, OgorEven_v1.0, whole genome shotgun sequence genome:
- the mrps34 gene encoding 28S ribosomal protein S34, mitochondrial, whose translation MVKKKRIRLIAEMARKIRVYRELKNRPRESEKYALDYDTMTRPHTRKTLPVLAWQDVRRESRLFSLLSGLRMFGVGHLFTRKSWLTEHPEAPSYWQVTKVKVDYTAENMDHGRAWGVLTYKGKQESEAKEMDKVMYHDWRLVPKHEEEQFKLYNPVPEPPIRYVSYPPLLRAMLLAQRQKDELGSAAEEPTLPLKRDVLLSKEYFRSQEKKRERQEGTAV comes from the exons ATGGTGAAGAAGAAGCGCATCCGCCTTATCGCTGAGATGGCCCGGAAGATCCGTGTGTACCGGGAGCTTAAGAATCGGCCACGGGAGTCTGAGAAGTATGCACTGGACTACGACACCATGACGCGACCGCACACCAGGAAGACCCTGCCCGTGCTTGCCTGGCAG GACGTGAGGAGAGAGAGCCgtctcttctccctgctgtctGGCCTCAGGATGTTCGGGGTGGGCCACCTGTTCACACGCAAGTCCTGGCTGACAGAGCACCCTGAAGCACCTAGCTACTGGCAGGTCACCAAGGTCAAGGTGGACTACACTGCAGaa AACATGGACCACGGCAGAGCATGGGGAGTCCTGACCTATAAAG GCAAGCAGGAGAGTGAAGCGAAGGAGATGGACAAGGTGATGTACCATGACTGGCGTCTGGTGCCCAAACATGAGGAGGAGCAGTTCAaactctacaaccctgttcccgAGCCCCCCATACGCTATGTGTCGTACCCGCCCCTGCTCCGTGCCATGCTCCTCGCCCAGCGGCAGAAAGATGAGCTAGGGTCGGCAGCTGAGGAGCCAACCTTACCCCTAAAGAGGGATGTCCTACTCAGCAAAGAGTACTTCAGAAGTcaggagaaaaagagggagaggcaggaggggACAGCAGTGTGA
- the spsb3a gene encoding SPRY domain-containing SOCS box protein 3a, with protein MSRRSRNSRAWRYVWSGIRRDADSRVQVLASESQEWGYERLQYSDSDSEPDYRLVVPPVPSAVPVTGESYCTCDSQAEPSYNPCLRGFHRIKDCHCGEEDQDFDWVWDDSNRSTATLMTCDNRKVNFHTEYSCGTAAIRGSKELADGQHFWEIKMTSPVYGTDMMVGIGTCDVNLDKYRHTFCSLLGKDDDSWGLSYTGLLHHKGDKVNFSSRFGQGSIIGVHLDTWHGTLTFFKNRKCIGVAATALQNKRFYPMVCSTAAKSSMKMIRSCFTPTSLQYLCCARLRQLLPECPDTLSVLPLPPGLRHLLHNKLGWVLSLNNGLLGAPEGEEGRVGGLGSDSTPTPPLAGALSSESDDSEGCSSDPEACQRKRCRWT; from the exons ATGTCAAGGCGGAGCAGGAACAGCCGGGCATGGCGTTACGTATGGAGTGGAATACGGCGAGACGCTGATTCCCGAGTGCAGGTACTGGCCTCAGAGAGTCAGGAGTGGGGCTACGAACGCTTACAG TACAGTgactcagactctgagccagactACCGGCTCGTGGTGCCACCGGTCCCCAGTGCCGTGCCCGTTACCGGAGAGTCGTACTGCACCTGCGACTCCCAGGCCGAGCCCAGCTACAACCCATGTCTCCGGGGCTTCCACCGCATCAAAGACTGCCACTGTGGAGAGGAAGACCAGG ACTTCGACTGGGTGTGGGACGACAGTAACCGCTCCACGGCCACGTTGATGACCTGCGACAACCGCAAAGTCAACTTCCACACAGAGTACAGCTGTGGCACAGCAGCCATCAGAGGTTCCAAGGAGCTGGCAGATGGCCAGCACTTCTGGGAGATCAAGATGACATCACCAGTGTACGGGACAGACATG ATGGTAGGCATCGGAACCTGTGACGTGAACCTGGATAAGTACAGACATACCTTCTGCAGCCTGTTGGGGAAAGATGATGACAGCTGGGGTCTCTCCTACACTG GTCTGTTGCATCATAAAGGAGACAAGGTGAACTTCTCCTCACGTTTCGGCCAGGGCTCAATCATCGGAGTGCACCTGGACACATGGCACGGAACACTCACCTTCTTTAAGAACCGCAAGTGCATAG GCGTGGCGGCTACGGCGCTACAGAACAAGCGTTTCTACCCCATGGTGTGTTCCACAGCAGCCAAGAGCAGCATGAAGATGATCCGCTCCTGCTTCACGCCCACTTCCCTGCAGTACCTGTGCTGTGCCCGCCTCCGCCAGCTCCTCCCTGAGTGCCCAGACACCCTGAGCGTCCTGCCGCTGCCCCCTGGCCTGCGCCACCTGCTGCACAATAAGCTGGGCTGGGTCCTCAGCCTCAACAACGGCCTCCTGGGGGCCCCagagggggaagaagggagggtggggggctTGGGGTCTGACTCAACCCCTACGCCCCCCTTGGCCGGGGCCTTGTCCTCTGAAAGCGATGACTCTGAGGGGTGTTCGTCAGACCCTGAGGCATGTCAGAGGAAGAGATGTCGTTGGACGTGA
- the LOC124000280 gene encoding nucleoside diphosphate kinase 3-like isoform X2, whose amino-acid sequence MIFLLTILASVFQTDDATMIFLLTILASVFQTGWTGVNEHSFIAVKPDGVHRRLVGEIIQRFEKKGFRLVGMKLVQASEDLLREHYRDLRDKPFFNGLVRNMSSGPIVAMVWQGLDVVKMSRKMLGETNPADSLPGTIRGDYCLEVGRNVIHGSDSVESAQREISLWFRQNELQCWEDSSGHWIYE is encoded by the exons ATGATTTTCCTCTTGACTATATTGGCAAGTGTTTTCCAAACAG ATGATGCAACGATGATTTTCCTATTGACTATATTGGCAAGTGTTTTCCAAACAG GTTGGACGGGTGTCAATGAGCACAGCTTCATAGCTGTGAAACCGGATGGTGTGCACCGGAGGCTAGTGGGAGAGATCATCCAGCGCTTTGAGAAAAAGGGCTTCAGATTGGTGGGAATGAAACTAGTCCAG GCGTCCGAGGATCTCCTGAGAGAGCACTACAGGGACCTGAGAGACAAACCCTTCTTCAATGGATTGGTGCGCAACATGAGCTCTGGACCCATCGTTGCCATG gTGTGGCAAGGTCTGGATGTGGTGAAGATGTCTCGCAAGATGCTGGGGGAGACCAACCCGGCAGACTCCCTACCAGGAACCATCAGAGGAGACTACTGTTTGGAAGTGGGCAG GAATGTGATCCATGGCAGTGACTCTGTGGAGAGCGCTCAGAGAGAGATCTCTCTGTGGTTCAGGCAGAATGAGCTACAGTGCTGGGAGGACAGCAGCGGACACTGGAT
- the LOC124000280 gene encoding nucleoside diphosphate kinase 3-like isoform X1: MFGLQPLSPLIVVVSYEARKMLGNLVKDDATMIFLLTILASVFQTGWTGVNEHSFIAVKPDGVHRRLVGEIIQRFEKKGFRLVGMKLVQASEDLLREHYRDLRDKPFFNGLVRNMSSGPIVAMVWQGLDVVKMSRKMLGETNPADSLPGTIRGDYCLEVGRNVIHGSDSVESAQREISLWFRQNELQCWEDSSGHWIYE, encoded by the exons ATGTTTGGACTGCAGCCCCTGTCTCCATTGATTGTGGTGGTATCTTATGAAGCTAGGAAGATGTTAGGTAACTTGGTGAAAG ATGATGCAACGATGATTTTCCTATTGACTATATTGGCAAGTGTTTTCCAAACAG GTTGGACGGGTGTCAATGAGCACAGCTTCATAGCTGTGAAACCGGATGGTGTGCACCGGAGGCTAGTGGGAGAGATCATCCAGCGCTTTGAGAAAAAGGGCTTCAGATTGGTGGGAATGAAACTAGTCCAG GCGTCCGAGGATCTCCTGAGAGAGCACTACAGGGACCTGAGAGACAAACCCTTCTTCAATGGATTGGTGCGCAACATGAGCTCTGGACCCATCGTTGCCATG gTGTGGCAAGGTCTGGATGTGGTGAAGATGTCTCGCAAGATGCTGGGGGAGACCAACCCGGCAGACTCCCTACCAGGAACCATCAGAGGAGACTACTGTTTGGAAGTGGGCAG GAATGTGATCCATGGCAGTGACTCTGTGGAGAGCGCTCAGAGAGAGATCTCTCTGTGGTTCAGGCAGAATGAGCTACAGTGCTGGGAGGACAGCAGCGGACACTGGAT
- the LOC124000280 gene encoding nucleoside diphosphate kinase 3-like isoform X4, whose translation MIFLLTILASVFQTGWTGVNEHSFIAVKPDGVHRRLVGEIIQRFEKKGFRLVGMKLVQASEDLLREHYRDLRDKPFFNGLVRNMSSGPIVAMVWQGLDVVKMSRKMLGETNPADSLPGTIRGDYCLEVGRNVIHGSDSVESAQREISLWFRQNELQCWEDSSGHWIYE comes from the exons ATGATTTTCCTCTTGACTATATTGGCAAGTGTTTTCCAAACAG GTTGGACGGGTGTCAATGAGCACAGCTTCATAGCTGTGAAACCGGATGGTGTGCACCGGAGGCTAGTGGGAGAGATCATCCAGCGCTTTGAGAAAAAGGGCTTCAGATTGGTGGGAATGAAACTAGTCCAG GCGTCCGAGGATCTCCTGAGAGAGCACTACAGGGACCTGAGAGACAAACCCTTCTTCAATGGATTGGTGCGCAACATGAGCTCTGGACCCATCGTTGCCATG gTGTGGCAAGGTCTGGATGTGGTGAAGATGTCTCGCAAGATGCTGGGGGAGACCAACCCGGCAGACTCCCTACCAGGAACCATCAGAGGAGACTACTGTTTGGAAGTGGGCAG GAATGTGATCCATGGCAGTGACTCTGTGGAGAGCGCTCAGAGAGAGATCTCTCTGTGGTTCAGGCAGAATGAGCTACAGTGCTGGGAGGACAGCAGCGGACACTGGAT
- the LOC124000280 gene encoding nucleoside diphosphate kinase A-like isoform X3, producing the protein MGRRKRSLPVQQEKIEDLEAKHARIEESDGWTGVNEHSFIAVKPDGVHRRLVGEIIQRFEKKGFRLVGMKLVQASEDLLREHYRDLRDKPFFNGLVRNMSSGPIVAMVWQGLDVVKMSRKMLGETNPADSLPGTIRGDYCLEVGRNVIHGSDSVESAQREISLWFRQNELQCWEDSSGHWIYE; encoded by the exons ATGGGACGAAGAAAACGGTCATTGCCTGTTCAGCAGGAAAAAATTGAGGATTTGGAGGCAAAACATGCACGAATTGAGGAATCTGATG GTTGGACGGGTGTCAATGAGCACAGCTTCATAGCTGTGAAACCGGATGGTGTGCACCGGAGGCTAGTGGGAGAGATCATCCAGCGCTTTGAGAAAAAGGGCTTCAGATTGGTGGGAATGAAACTAGTCCAG GCGTCCGAGGATCTCCTGAGAGAGCACTACAGGGACCTGAGAGACAAACCCTTCTTCAATGGATTGGTGCGCAACATGAGCTCTGGACCCATCGTTGCCATG gTGTGGCAAGGTCTGGATGTGGTGAAGATGTCTCGCAAGATGCTGGGGGAGACCAACCCGGCAGACTCCCTACCAGGAACCATCAGAGGAGACTACTGTTTGGAAGTGGGCAG GAATGTGATCCATGGCAGTGACTCTGTGGAGAGCGCTCAGAGAGAGATCTCTCTGTGGTTCAGGCAGAATGAGCTACAGTGCTGGGAGGACAGCAGCGGACACTGGAT